Genomic window (Bacillus pumilus):
CAAACTTTTTGACTGCTTTATATGGGGGGAACAAAATGAACAAATCGAAAAATCGCTGGCTCATTGCAACAAGTGCTGTGGGAATTCATTTATCTATTGGGTCTGTTTATGCTTGGAGTGTTTTTACGAATCCTTTACATCAAGCCTTTCAGTGGTCATTGACAGAAATAAGCTTAACCTTCAGCATTGCTATTTTATTTTTAGGATTATCTGCTGCGTTCATGGGACACTTCGTTGAAAGGTATGGCCCAAGAGCATCCGGGCTCTTTTCAGCTATTTTCTTTGGTATCGGAATGACAGGATCAGGGTTCGCTGTCCACATGTCTTCGCTTCCTCTCCTCTATTTATTTTATGGTGTACTTGCTGGGATAGGATTAGGGGTAGGTTACATTGCACCTGTATCAACTTTAGTGAAATGGTTTCCGGATCGAAGAGGACTTGCAACTGGCTTAGCTATTATGGGATTTGGATTTGCTTCTCTTATTTGCAGCCCAATTATTCAATATCTCATTGAAAAAGTGGATATCGCAAATACCTTTTACATTCTTGGGGTTTCTTATTTTATGATCATGGTGCTTTCATCTCTTTATTTATCACCACCAACTCCTGATGATGTCAAAAAATTTGACGTACTGAATACAAATCAAAGAAAAATCCCTCAGGATTTATCACAGCTTACAGCAAACGAAGCGATCAAAACACGACGTTTTTATTACCTGTGGCTAATGCTTTTTATTAATATCACGTGCGGAATTGCCATTATTTCAGTAGCATCTCCTCTTGCTCAAGAAAGTGTTGGATTCACTGCAGGTGCTGCAGCTACCCTTGTTGGCATTTTAGGTGCTTTTAATGGTTTAGGGCGGATTGGCTGGGCTTCCTTCTCAGATTATATCGGAAGGCCGAATACGTATACAATTTTCTTTAGTATCCAGCTCATTGCTTTTCCCTTACTCCCCTATTTAAAAGATCCGCTCGTCTTTTCAATCGTGATGGCGATCATTTATACGTGCTATGGAGGAGGATTTGCCTCAATTCCAGCCTATATTGGGGATTTATTTGGCACGAAACAACTTGGTGCTATACACGGTTATATTTTGACCGCATGGGCCGCTGCTGGTTTGGCTGGACCTTTATTTTCATCCTTTATTCGAGATATAACAGGTAACTACACGCAAAGTCTGATGGTGTTCTCTGGCTTATTTTTCATTGCTTTTATCATATCTCTTCTCATACGAAAAGATATTCAGCAGTTGAGGGAAACAAACCTTACTGCTGCTTCCTCAGCCCGACCTTAATTTGAATTTGACAGAATCACAATCTAAAGGTAATTTTTAGATATGAAAACGCTTTACAAAGTAATAGGAGGGTGATGATATCATGGGGAAAACAAAACACAAGGGGCCTATTAAACTTAATAAAAAACCCTCACCAAAACTATGGGCCTCTTTTGCGCCTATGGGACTTGGAAAAGTAAAACCGAAACATATTCGAGACACGATGAAAGTGGCATGGGAGAACAAAGATAATCTCCCCTATGCATATCGTATTTTAACGCAGGGCGTGTGTGACGGCTGTGCCCTTGGTGTTTCAGGATTATATGATCAAACGCTCGCAGGACCTCATATATGCACCACAAGACTAAATGTACTTCGTCTTAATACAATGCCAGCTATTGAACCCAAATGGTTCGAGGATATTCAACAGCTCAAACAAATGGACAGCACCTCTCTTCGCAAACTTGGTCGTATTCCGTATCCACTGATTCGAAAAAAAGGTGAAAATGCCTTTACTCGTATTTCCTGGGATGATGCATTAGATCAAATCGCTGCTAAAATCAAATCAATTGATAAGCGGCACCTCGCTTTCTATTTAACGGCTCGAGGTATTACAAATGAAGTCTATTATACTGCTGCGAAGGCAGCACGATTTATCGGGACAAATCATATTGATAATGCTTCTCGTATTTGCCATTCACCGAGCAAAACCGCTCTTAAACGCTCCCTTGGCATAGGAGCCTCCAGCTGTAATTACAGCGATTGGATTGGAACCGATGTATTAATTTTCTGGGGATCTGTCGCTGCAAACAATCAGCCAGTTTCTACTAAATATATGTACGCGGCTAAAAAGAAAGGAACCAAAATTATCGTCATCAATCCGTATAAAGAGCCTGCCATGGAAAAGTATTGGGTTCCTTCAATTCCAGAAAGTGCTTTATTCGGCACAAAAATTGCAGATGATTTCTATCAAGTCAATATAGGCGGCGATATTGCGTTTATGAATGGCGTCATCAAACATTGGTTTGACATGGAACAACATGCCCCCCATTCTGCTCTTGATCATGAATTTATTCAAGCCCATACAACTGGCATACAGGATTTAAAGCAGCATGTCGAACAGTTGAAGTGGGAGGATCTTGAAGCATCATCAGGCTTGTCGAAAGAAAGAATGAAGGAATTTGCAACCCTTCTTGCAAATGCCAATTCAGGTGTTTTTATTTGGAGTATGGGTCTTACCCAGCACCGATTTGCAACTGATAATATCTCACAGGTTGCCAACCTTGCCATGTTACGCGGATTTATTGGCAGGAAACATTGTGGTGTCATGCCGATTCGTGGGCATAGCGGTGTCCAAGGTTCTGGGGAAATGGGTGCCGACCCATTCGTTTTGCCCGGCAGCGATTTTGATGAAGAGAATATTGAAAGAATCGAAAAGGTCTGGGGATTTGACATTCCGAAATGGCATGGTGACACCGTTGGGCAATCGTTTGAGAAAATGGCTTTGCCAAAAGAACATCCACAAAAACTGAAAATGCTGTTTACAAGCGGTGGAAACTTTTTAGAAACGATGCCAAATCCAGATGCGATTGAAAAAGCTTTATCTGAGCTTGAACTACGTGTCCATCAAGACATTATTTTGAACACCTCCACGCTCGTAGATGCAGAAGAATCGGTGATTGTTCTGCCTGCTATGACAAGGTATGAGCAGCCAGGCGGCGGAACATCAACTAGTACAGAACGCATGGTATATTTCAGTCCAGAAATTGAAGGACCTCGAATTGAGGAAGCGAGAGCAGAATGGGACATTTATATTGATCTTGCAAAAAGAGTCCGGCCTGAAGATGCTGAGTTGATTCATTTCGAAACAGCAGAAGACATTCGCCGTGAAATTGCGGTCGCCAATCGAAACTATGATGGCATCCAGCACTTGCGTCATAAAGGAGACGTTTTTCAATGGGGTGGCGCATGGCTTTGTGAAGACGGAGAATGTCCAACACCAGACGGCAAAGGCCATCTTCTTCCTGCCCAGCTGCCTCAATACAGGAAAACCGAAGGACATTTTAATATCACAACAAGAAGAGGAAAACAATTCAACTCCATGATCTATAGTGAAAAGGATGCCTTTAATGGCGGAAAACGTCATTCTATCTTGATGAATGACGAAGATGCAAAAGAACTTTATGTTCAAGAAGGTGATCCAGTTGTATTGTTTAACCAATATGGATCCTATCAAGGAGTGGCTCAATTCGGAGAGTTGAAACGTGGCAATATCGCTGTTTATTGGCCTGAAGGGAATGTTTTAATTCCTAAAGGGGTCTATGAAAGCTACTCACAGATTCCTGAATATAATACGACTGCCATATTAGAAAAAGCCGAGACCTTTCATGCAAGAAAAGATCAGCACTACGTCGAAAAACGAATTGATGAATTAGAAACCACTTTGAATTGATCTTCAACTGAAAAAAGCTGGGGATACCCAATCCCCAGCTCCCATTTACATCCTACTGACCAAAAGCGCTCGCTTCGTTTTGTAGAATATGATTCAATTCTTCAGCATTCGCAGCCGGTTGATATTGTCCACCACCTGCTTTAGCAACAGACTGTAGACTTTTTGCTTCTTTTTCATTCACGTCAAAGCCGATGATATTGACGATGGTATCAATTCCGTCTTCATGTAATTCTTTTGCTGCTTGTGAAGGACTTCCGCCACAAGTTTCTTCACCATCACTGACGACATAGACAATATTTTTCCCTTCAGCCTGATGATCTTCAAAATCTTGTTTCGTATCTGTTAATGCTTTTGCAAGCGGCGTCCAGCCAGTTGGCTTATACACATTCAGTGCTTGCTGAAATGGTGAAGACTCATATGATCCAAATCCATAAACAGCTTCAGAGCTTCCACAAGAAACTGCTTTTCCTGCATTTTTATTGGTTCCTTCATGACCAAACACACGAAGCAGTACTTGAGTATCTTCTGATAAAATACTTGCGAAGCTTTGAATAGAACGTTTGGCGATATCAATTTTCTTTTCGCCTTCAACTGTTTGTGCCATGCTTCCGCTTAAATCGAGTAATATCACCACATGGGCTGGCTCCTGTTTCTGTGTTACAGCATGGGCTGGCGAAGAAAGTAGCAGGACAAGACTAGCCAAAATGGTTAATACGATATTGCGCTTCATTCATAAAAACCTCCCTTTTTACATTCGTACAGAAAAAGAGAAACGAAAGTATACATCAATCGTTTCCCTTTAGTTCAGCAAGTTATTCGTGTAATTTTAACGATTCTGCTGACAAGATAGAACCCATTTCTTTACCAGTGCTTGCCTGATAGTAATGGCCTTTACCAGCTTTGGCTACTTGCTTCAATTGACCTTCATAGCCATCGTTAAAGTCTAATCCGATCACATTAACAACAGTTGATCCTTTTGAGTTATGCAATTCTTTTGCTACTTTTACTGGATCTCCGCCACAAGTTTCTTCACCATCAGTGATTAGGTATACAATATGTTTTGTGCCTTTGTTAAGCTGCTCATCCGCTTGCTTTGCATTTTCAAGAGCACGTGCAATTGGTGTCCAACCATTTGGTCCAAGTCCGTTTAAAGAGTTTTCAAAGCTTTCTTTTTCGTAAGGCTGTACGCCATAAACGCCTCTAATGACTTCACATGATTGAGCTTTACCTGAATTTTTGTTGTTTCCTTCAGAGCCAAACAAGCTCATACGAATTTTAGCGTCTTTTGGAAGTGACTGAGCAAATTTAAATACTTCTTCTTTTGCGAGATCAAATTTGCGTTCTCCCTCTACTTTTCTTGCCATGCTTCCACTTGCATCAAGTAAGATTGTGACTCTTACATCTTTGTTATGTTTTTTGACTGTAGATGCTTCTGCAAATACTGGTGAAGAGATTGACATAGATAATGTCAATACAGCTAAGGTTACGAGAGTAAATACTTTTTTCAACATAATTTTCCTTCCTCCTTATGTATTTGATTGAAACACCTTAATCGTAAATTATTCTTTCTTGGAATGGTATAGGACTCGGTCCCTTTTTCTCTTTCATCAAAATCACTAAAATTCTGTCAGATGTCTAGATATTTTCACCTAACACATCATTTTCCCTCTTGTTTTCTCCTTCTTTCGAGGGGCTTTGTATCGGTCATCAGTTCTTGTCGGGACATAAATGTTTAAGATTTCCTGAGGTGCGTCATAAGTCGCAATTTGACACATTCTGTTCAAACCTCTTGAAACACAAAAAAAGATACCCCATTTCTGAGGCACCTTTGCTTTATTTTTTCGCCATATATGTGTTGAGAAAACGATCCGCCGATTCAATTTGAATCCCTTTATAATAATGTTTCACGATGGCATCTACTTTTTTACCCGACTGCGCCATATAATGGGCACCATACTGACTCATTCCTACACCATGGCCATACCCTTTTGTCGTAATGACAATTTGCTGGCCCTGTCGTTCCCATGTAAAGTCGGCTGAATGAAGCCCTAATGATTCTCGAATGTCTCTGCCTGTCAGTGTTTTACCGTTGATCACGGCTTTCGCTACTTGATTTCCTGGTGTCCGTTCTTCAATCTGTCCTACTTGATTCTGCTGGGTGAGCGTCACACCTAATTTTTGCTGAAATTCACTAACTGAGATGGTTTTCTTATTTTGAAATTTTGGCGATTTTTCGTCCCATTTACTTGAGACACTTTTCAAATAGGGGATTGCGTTTTTCCAATAAGCTTCAGCATTCTCCGTTTTTCCGTTACTTGTTGAAAAGAATAAGGCATCAATTGGTTTCTCGTCATAAGTCAACACTTTTCCTTGTGTGCTAGCGACAGCTTCTGTGACTTTTTTCAACTTCCAATTGTACGCTTTCCCCCAAATTTTCTTGAGTTCCTGCTTGTTTTTATACACTTGGAACATTTGGGTATCATCTACAAGAGAGCCCTTGGGTGATTTGACGGTCTTATCGATGATCATTTGTCTGACAATATACGTTCTTGCGGCGAGTGCCTGTGCCTTGAGTGCTTCCATTTCAAAATCAGCTGGCATTTCAGACGCTACAACACCGATGACATACTCTTCTAAGGGGATGTTTTCTACCTGTTGATGCGCTGAACGATAGACGGGGATGGCGACGGGTGATTGCTTCAATTGAACTGTACCCTTCACTTCTTTTTTAACTGATGGCTCCGCAGCTACATGCTGGCTTGCCTCCGACTTCCCTTGAAACGTCGGCAACACAAGTAAAGTGGGAATCATTAAAATGATGATGCATATTCCTGCAATTGTCCATATCATTGGTTTCATATTTGGCTGCCCCCATTTATCTTTGAATCTCTTTTATCTTATGGGCAGGGACAAGCTAATATGACAGGTTCTTTCATTCAATGGACAAGTCTTTTGATGAAAGGATGACGCTGTTTATCGATTGATTTTACTGTTCGTCTTTATGAATAAAATATAAGATGGTTGGATACACTAATGATAAGCTTTTATAAATAAACCATTCTATGATTCTAAAAAAAATCAGCATGCCTCATGGACACACTGATTTCTTTATGATTACGCGTTCAGATCTGATACAACTTGTTCTTGTGTCACATCTGCTGCTTCATCGTTTACTCTTTCAATATCTGCACCAATTGCTGCAAGCTTTTGGTGGAAGTTCACATAACCACGGTCGATATGCTTCAACTCGGTGACACGTGTATGACCTTCTGCCACTAATCCAGCAAGTACAAGTGCTGCTCCTGCTCTTAAATCAGTCGCTGATACTTCAGCACCTTGAAGTTGAACCGGCCCGTTGATAATCACAGAGCGTCCCTCAATTTTAATATCGCCATTCATGCGGCGGAATTCTTCAGCATGCATAAAGCGGTTTTCAAACACCGTTTCTGTGATCATGCTTGTTCCGTTCGCACGAAGCAATAGCGCCATCATCTGAGACTGCATATCCGTTGGGAAACCAGGATGCGGCATTGTTTTTAGATCGATTGGCTTGAGCTCAGATGGTCCAATGACTCTTAAACCTTCTTCTTCTTCAATGATCTGAATACCCATTTCTTCCATTTTTGCAACAAGTGAAGTCATGTGTTCTGGCACAGCGCCTTTTACAAGAACATTTCCTTGTGTAATAGCTGCTGCCACCATGAAAGTACCTGCTTCAATTCTGTCAGGGATGATGTTGTGTTTTGCACCGTGAAGTGTTTCCACACCTTCGATTTTGATTGTACCAGTACCAGCTCCGCGAACCTTACCGCCCATGGCATTGATGTAGTTTGCCAAATCAACAATTTCAGGTTCTTTTGCTACGTTTTCTAAAATCGTTGTTCCTTCAGCTAATGCTGCTGCCATGATGATGTTTTCAGTTGCACCTACACTTGGGAAATCCAAATAGATTTTTGCACCTTTTAAACGGCCGTTTACTTCAGCCTCGATGAAACCATTTCCTACTTGAATTTTAGCTCCCATTGCTTCAAAGCCTTTTAAATGCTGGTCAATTGGTCTAGAACCAATTGCACAACCTCCAGGTAATGCAACTCTTGCATGACCTGTTCTTGCTAAAAGTGGTCCCATGACAAGCACAGATGCTCGCATTTTACGGACGTACTCAAACGGAGCCTCAGTTGCTAGTGCATGAGATGCATCTACTGATACTTCGTTATTTTCAAATTGTACTTCTGCTCCTAAATGACGTAACACTTCATTGATTGTATATACATCGGAGAGCGTAGGTACATCACAAATTACGCTTTTTTCTGTACTTGCTAACAAAGATGCAGCGATAACTGGTAAAACGGCATTTTTTGCGCCTTCTACTTTAACTGTGCCGTTTAACTTTTGACCGCCGCGGACGATGATTTTTTCCAAGGTCTTCCCCTCCGCGTCCCAAATTCTCTATATTAATATTCAGTCGTTACGATTGGTGTGCCAACCGTAATCGTATGATTTTCGTTCATTTCCGAACTTCTGATGGCAATTTGAACATTCATTTTATCATTTGAAGTCATAATGAACTGTTCCCACTTATCTGTGTAAGCGGAAAGCGACACAAAATTAGACTCAACGAGATACTCAACTGGTTTTGCTTGAAATTCATTTGCTAACGTTTCAGCTTTTTTTTGCAAAACAACATCCATCATACCATTTACATGACCATCGAGACAAGTAAAAATCACAAATTTTTCTTGTAATATGCTTTTTGCATGACGTACGAACTGATCATATGTATGTTCCCAGGTATTCAGTGGGCGAGCACCTTTTTGCTCATATAATAAATACGACTTTTGATTGGATTTTGTGTCGGTCTTCACGAGTAAAATTTTCGATAATGTATCATTTTTTTCATCTTTGTAAATTCCTGTGACTTTGGAGACATGTTTCTCTTTTTTTTCGGTCCACTCATACTGTCGTAGTTCGTCTTTCAAACGTTTCACTTTTTTTGAAAATTGTTCGGATGAAATGTCTACATTTGTTTTGGCGTGAAGGGTCCATCCATCAACTTTGATTTGCTGGTTTTTTAGACCTTCAGCTATTTGGGCAAGCGGAGATGATTCTTCCGCACGAACACCTTGAATCATCAGAACAAAAAAAAGAATAAACGCAAATAATGGCCAACCTTTTAAATACTTTTTCACTTGTCATTCCCCCTTGCTACAAGTGTTGCCGCAAGGAGGTCTATGCATACGTGGAAAAGTCATCAAAGGCCATACTTTTGACACTTCTTTTTACGTTCCCGCATAAGGGAGTGACCAAACCTTTTATGCTAGAACATATAAGGAATTTGTTTGGAGAAATTTAAATAATCAAGGAAGAAATTGCTGACCGCAGATGCGATGGCAATGGTAATCAGCATCATCAGCAACCTTGCTTGAACGATTTTCCCTTTTTTAATCAGTGGATCAATATTTACGCCAAGCAATGCCCACCATGTAATCGCAATAAAAAATAGGTGGATCACAATACTCACAATTGCTTGTTGTCCTACGTCTTCCATACAGTTGAATCCTCCTTTTATTTATTTCTGTAAAGGAAAACTCCCTTTCATTATATCCTCGAAAATCGGAAAGATGAGTCATTTGGAAAAAAGAGCTACATTTAGTGTGAATCCCCTCTTATGCTGGTGCCAAGGAGATGATATACTGCGTGTGGAAGGAGCTGAACACATTGAAAGATTCTTTTCCTGACTTTGTTGATTTGTACGGAGAATTGGTTCCCTCATTTGATCATGAATGGGAGGCCATTGCTTTCTACTTTGATTATAGACAGACACAGCTAGAAGAATTAGCGCAATTGTGTCATTTTCATAACATTTCTTTGGATTACTCTGAGGAAAGCCTGTATCAATTAGAATCACTATACTTTGATGCATTTACCAAGCAGTTGTTTGCTGAGTGGAAAATGCCAATAGATGCACTAGAAGCGATGTTGAGTGTGTATATGGGAGAGGTTATCATCCATCATCATTCAGATGCTGACTGGGTTGTGCGGCCTTATATGGACTCTCCGCATCAATATACGCTTGGCCTACGCCGGCACAATAAAACGTGGCATAGTACGCAGTTTTGCGAGCACTTATATCTTGAAAAACAGGATTCTCATCCGTATGTGTCGATGTATCAATCTCTCATGTCATTCTAAAAAAAATCCTTCTTATCAATGTGATAAGAAGGATTTTCTGTTTTATTTCCCTGCTACATTTAAACGGTTTAACGCCCGTTTTAATGCGAGTTCCGCCCGGCGTACATCACTTTCATTCGGGTGGTTCAAATGCTCTTCAGCACGCTGTTTCGCTGATTTAGCACGATCGACATCAACTTTGTCTGATGTTTCAGCGGCCTGAGCAAGAATCGTTACTTGTTCAGGGCGAACTTCAACAAATCCGCCACTTACTGCAACCAATTCAGTTGATCCACTATGTTTTAAGCGAACTGCACCGATTTTTAGCGGAGCAACCATTGGAACGTGGCCAGCTAAAATACCAAGCTCACCGCTTTCTGCTCTGACACTGACCATTTCCACATCCGCTTGATACACTGGGCCGTCGGGAGTAACGATATTGACTTGAACGGTCTTCATGCTTTTACCCTCCTAAGGACCAGATTAGGCCTCTACACCCATCTCTTTGGCTTTTTCAACCACTTCTTCAATGCGTCCAACTAAGCGGAATGCATCTTCAGGAAGATGATCGTATTTACCAGATAAGATTTCCTTGAAGCCTTTAACAGTTTCTTTCAATGGCACATAAGAACCCTTTTGGCCAGTGAACTGCTCTGCTACGTGGAAGTTTTGAGATAGGAAGAATTGAACACGACGCGCTCTGTGTACCACAAGCTTATCGTCCTCAGATAATTCATCCATACCTAAAATGGCAATGATATCTTGTAGCTCTTTATAACGCTGCAATGTTTGTTGCACTTCACGTGCAATGGCATAATGCTCTTCGCCAACGATCTCAGGTGCAAGTGCACGAGATGTTGAAGCAAGAGGATCAACCGCTGGGTAAATACCCATTTCAGTCAGCTTACGCTCAAGGTTTGTCGTCGCATCAAGGTGAGCGAACGTTGTTGCTGGAGCTGGATCCGTATAGTCATCCGCAGGTACATAGATCGCTTGAATCGATGTAACAGATCCTACGTTTGTAGATGTGATACGCTCTTGCAGCTGACCCATTTCTGTTGCAAGTGTCGGCTGATAACCTACCGCTGAAGGCATACGTCCAAGAAGGGCTGATACTTCAGAACCTGCTTGTGTAAAACGATAGATGTTATCGATGAAGAACAATACATCTTGACCTTGTTCATCACGGAAATGCTCTGCCATTGTCAAACCAGTTAGAGCAACACGCATACGTGCACCAGGTGGCTCGTTCATTTGTCCGAAGACCATGGCTGTCTTTTCGATAACGCCAGAATCTTTCATTTCGTAGTAAAGGTCGTTTCCTTCACGTGTACGCTCTCCAACCCCAGCGAATACAGAAATACCGCCGTGTTCTTGCGCGATGTTGTTGATCAATTCTTGAATCAGAACGGTTTTACCTACACCAGCTCCACCGAATAGACCGATTTTTCCACCTTTGATATAAGGAGCAAGAAGGTCAACAACTTTGATACCTGTTTCAAGAATTTCAACTTCTGTAGAAAGTTGATCAAAAGAAGGCGCTTGTCTGTGGATTGGATCTCTTTGAGCTTCCACACCAAGTGGCTCATCTAAATCAATGTTATCTCCCAGTACGTTGAATACACGTCCAAGTGTAACATTCCCAACTGGTACTGAAATTGGTTTTCCAAGGTCTACAGCTTCCATACCGCGCTTCACACCGTCTGTTGAAGCCATTGCGATAGTTCTCACTGTATCGTCACCTAAATGTAGTGCTACTTCTAAAGTTAAGTCGATATCAACTTCACTTTCACTTTCCGCTTTATGCGAAACTCTGATCGCATTATAAATCTCAGGCAAGTGACCGTCTTCAAAACGAACGTCTACGACTGGTCCCATGATCTGACTGATGCGTCCTGTTTTCATTGCATTCCCTCCTGACAATTATTTCTATTCTAAGGCAGCTGCTCCGCCGACAATTTCTGTAATCTCTTGTGTAATCGCTGCTTGACGAGCACGGTTGTAAGAGAGTGTCAGGCTGTCGATCAATTCTTTTGCGTTGTCTGTTGCACTCTTCATTGCTGTCATCCTTGCAGCATGTTCACTTGCTTTGCTGTCAAGAAGCGCACCGAAAATCAAACTCTCTGCATATTGAGGAAGGAGAACTTCAAGAATTTCTTCTTCAGAAGGCTCAAACTCATAAGATGCTGAACGTTTATTTGGTGTCGCTGCGGCCGAAAGGTCCGTTAGCGGCAACAATTTCTTCTCTGTTACTTCTTGTGAAATGGCACTGACAAAGTGGTTGTAGAACATGTAAAGTTCGTCAAACGCTTCATCAGAGAACATTTGAACTGTACTGCTTGCTAATTCTTTAATATCAGCAAACGCTACTTCGTCTCCAAGCCCTGTTACTTCAGAAATAACTGGAATACCGCGCTTTTTGAAGAAGTCGCGTCCGATTTTACCAATGACAATCACCGCATATTCATCAGCGGATTGATGACGAGATTGAATGGTTTGGTAAGCGGCACGCAAAATCGAGCTGTTAAAAGGTCCTGCAAGCCCTCGATCAGATGTAATGACGAGATATCCTGTTTTCTTGACAGGTCTTGAAAGAAGCATTGGGTGCTTAGCACTTGTTCCAGTTGCGATTGCAGCAACCACTTCCTGGATTTTCTCCATGTAAGGAACAAAAGACTTCGCATTGTTTTCAGCACGATTCAATTTCGCAGCTGATACCATTTGCATCGCTTTTGTGATCTGACTCGATTTTTTTGTTGACGTGATCCTTGACTTTATATCGCGTAATGAGGCCAAAGATTTCACCACCTTTTTTTCAGGAATCCGTGTTCATTTACGTGAAAAGAGAGAAAAAGAGAATCTTTTTCTCTCGGAAAGATTACTAATTAGTTGCTTGGTGCAAACGTACGTTTAAAGCCTTCGATAGCTGCCTTCCACTCTTCATCAGCAGGCATGTTTCCTGTTTGAGAGATTGTGTCAAACAAATCTTTATGGTTTTCTTCAATGTACATGAATAACTCAGCTTCGAAACGTTTGACATCAGCAATAGCGACATCGTCTAAGTATCCTCTTGTGAGTGCATAAAGAATCGCTACTTGTTTTTCAACTTTAAGCGGTTTGTTCAAGTCTTGTTTTAAGACTTCAACTGTTCTAGCACCTCGGTTTAATTTCGATTGAGTCGCTTGGTCTAGATCAGATCCAAACTGAGCGAATGCTTCAAGCTCACGATAAGAAGCAAGATCCAGACGAAGTGTACCTGCTACCTTTTTCATCGCTTTGATTTGTGCAGAACCACCTACACGGGATACAGACAATCCTGCGTTTACC
Coding sequences:
- a CDS encoding YwmB family TATA-box binding protein, which translates into the protein MKKYLKGWPLFAFILFFVLMIQGVRAEESSPLAQIAEGLKNQQIKVDGWTLHAKTNVDISSEQFSKKVKRLKDELRQYEWTEKKEKHVSKVTGIYKDEKNDTLSKILLVKTDTKSNQKSYLLYEQKGARPLNTWEHTYDQFVRHAKSILQEKFVIFTCLDGHVNGMMDVVLQKKAETLANEFQAKPVEYLVESNFVSLSAYTDKWEQFIMTSNDKMNVQIAIRSSEMNENHTITVGTPIVTTEY
- a CDS encoding DUF1146 family protein, translating into MEDVGQQAIVSIVIHLFFIAITWWALLGVNIDPLIKKGKIVQARLLMMLITIAIASAVSNFFLDYLNFSKQIPYMF
- a CDS encoding F0F1 ATP synthase subunit epsilon gives rise to the protein MKTVQVNIVTPDGPVYQADVEMVSVRAESGELGILAGHVPMVAPLKIGAVRLKHSGSTELVAVSGGFVEVRPEQVTILAQAAETSDKVDVDRAKSAKQRAEEHLNHPNESDVRRAELALKRALNRLNVAGK
- the atpD gene encoding F0F1 ATP synthase subunit beta gives rise to the protein MKTGRISQIMGPVVDVRFEDGHLPEIYNAIRVSHKAESESEVDIDLTLEVALHLGDDTVRTIAMASTDGVKRGMEAVDLGKPISVPVGNVTLGRVFNVLGDNIDLDEPLGVEAQRDPIHRQAPSFDQLSTEVEILETGIKVVDLLAPYIKGGKIGLFGGAGVGKTVLIQELINNIAQEHGGISVFAGVGERTREGNDLYYEMKDSGVIEKTAMVFGQMNEPPGARMRVALTGLTMAEHFRDEQGQDVLFFIDNIYRFTQAGSEVSALLGRMPSAVGYQPTLATEMGQLQERITSTNVGSVTSIQAIYVPADDYTDPAPATTFAHLDATTNLERKLTEMGIYPAVDPLASTSRALAPEIVGEEHYAIAREVQQTLQRYKELQDIIAILGMDELSEDDKLVVHRARRVQFFLSQNFHVAEQFTGQKGSYVPLKETVKGFKEILSGKYDHLPEDAFRLVGRIEEVVEKAKEMGVEA
- a CDS encoding F0F1 ATP synthase subunit gamma, whose amino-acid sequence is MASLRDIKSRITSTKKSSQITKAMQMVSAAKLNRAENNAKSFVPYMEKIQEVVAAIATGTSAKHPMLLSRPVKKTGYLVITSDRGLAGPFNSSILRAAYQTIQSRHQSADEYAVIVIGKIGRDFFKKRGIPVISEVTGLGDEVAFADIKELASSTVQMFSDEAFDELYMFYNHFVSAISQEVTEKKLLPLTDLSAAATPNKRSASYEFEPSEEEILEVLLPQYAESLIFGALLDSKASEHAARMTAMKSATDNAKELIDSLTLSYNRARQAAITQEITEIVGGAAALE